ATTGATCCAATTCCGTAGAAGCCTAAGCGTCGATTTCATCTGGCAATTCAATGAAACTATGGACGGATTCCCAGTTATCGTCTTGGATTTCTTTTCGTTCGTTTTCAAAAAATCCCAATGGTTTTATTTCAGACCCCATCTTAACATCTCCAATCCATTGATTTGATTTTTCCACTCGCTTAGATTTTCTTTAAAATTAATAAATAACACATTTATTGTGACAGCTTTGATGGAGTAAGGACCAAAGCTGTCAAGAAAAGCGTGATATTGTGACAGGTTTGAAGGTTCAGAGGGCAAAGCTGTCAAGACCCCCCATTTTCTGACAACATCCCTTTAACCTGGATTATTATGCTAAAATTAATCATCCAAAACAATCGACTGAGGGGATTGATATACATGTTAGATCAAATACTTGAGCTGGAATTTGCTTATTTGGCTACGTTTACGACACGCCATGACAGGGAGTGGGGAATTCTCTTTTTAAATCCAGATCAGCCTGCATATTATGATGCGAATCATGCCCATGTTCATAAGCTGGTTGAAAGTCCGGATAAAGTTGTCGAAGAAGTCTTGTCTTTTTACAAAAAAGTAAACATCATTCCACGGTTTTACATTCACAATCCGGCTGAACAACCTGCACTGCTCAGTGAGTTAAAATCAAGAGGGTTTGGATATGAGGAATTAACGGGACCTGTACAATTATGGAATCAAAAAGTGGTGAAGCTGGATAAGAATGAGGGAATTTCAATTGAAGAAGTTACCGAAGCTAACTTTCAGGAAGCACTGGAAATCGAATGCAGCATTGAAGAGATTGGCGGCCGTGCCGTACGAGAAAAAGCTTTAAAGGAAGAGTTTAGTCATCCCGCTTACCAGCACTTCTTGTTAAGGTTCAATGGAGTTGCCTGTTCCACTGCCTGTATCTTCGCACAAGGCAGCCAAGCTCGTATGGAAAGTGTCGCAACACTAGAGGAATATCGAGGTAAAGGGTTAATAGGACATATCATTCAACATATTCAGCAAGAAGTGCAAAAACAGGGTTTTGAAAATCTATGGGTATTCCCTATCAACGAAAGGGTTGAAAAGGTATATAGCCGTTACGGTTTTGATACGATCATGAAACTTACGACAGGTCACGCCTTTTTAGGGGGAAAAAGCATTACCGAAATTCAAAATAGGTAACTTTCAAACAAAAAGAAATGACCTGGGTCATTTCTTTTTGTTTTCAGTCTCAATCTTATTTTCCTGTCTTTTCAATGAAAAATGTAACAACCACAAACAAGATAAACGCGACCAGTAACAGCGATCCTCCGACGATGAACAAGACCATCACGAATGTATCATCCAGGTTGAATGGGTTGAGGTTGTACATCCACATGCCAATCGTGAGTCCGAGAGAACCAAGCATGCCGGTGATAGAATGAATGGCTACAAGTTTCTTATACTTAATTTGATAGTTTTTGTAAAAGATTCCCCAGGCGAATACGGATAACCAGCCGACCAAGAGGATGTGGGCATGGATCGGGCGCATGGCATAGTCGCCGCCACCCGCCATGTGTGAGCCCATGAATGTTCCGATCAATCCAAAGATCGCCGCAAATCGTATTAGTCGAATACTCCAAGTTTGTTCCATTTTTTATTCCTCCGTCTGTTTTTCTATAGGGAGCTTTATCGTAAAAGTGGTACCTTTTTGAATCTCGCTCTCCACTTCAATTTTTCCGTTGTGCAATTCAATAATATGCTTAACAATCGACAGTCCCAATCCTGTTCCATCTTTCTTTCGTGCGGCATCGACACGGTAAAAGCGTTCGAAGATCTTTGAAGCTTGCTCCTTATTCATGCCGATTCCGGTGTCCTTGAAGATGACCGTTGTATATTCTTCGTCTCCAGAAATTTGGATGAAAATACTGCCGCCCGTTTGATTGTATTTAATTCCATTCGTAAGCAGGTTGTCCCAGACTGTCATCAAAAGTTCAGGATCAGCGAGAATGGGGGCAGGGGGGAGGTGGTAGGAGATTTCAATCTCCTTTTCTTCCAGCCGCCATTGATGCCTTCTGACCGTATCCTTGATTTGTGTGTCAATCCTTGTGACACCAAGCTTCATTGGATAAGATTTTTGATCAAGTGAAGTAAGAAGCAACAACTGTTTCGTCAGATTGGACAGCCGCTTCGATTCCTGGTCAATGATATCGACATATTCAAGGTGCTCCTCATCGAGGGCCTGTGTTTTTAAAAGCTCCGCATATCCCTGGATATTCATCAAAGGTGATTGAAAATCATGGGATACATTATTAATAAAGGATTTCCGCGCTTGATCATTATGCTGCAATTGAACCTGCATCCTGCTGAAGCTTTCGGCAAGCTGGCCAATCTCATCACTTCGATGTATGTTCAATGGGTAGTTGAAATTTTCCCTGGTGATTTCCCTTGTGGCTTCAGTCAGCTTGGTGATCGGCTGAATCAGGTGTTTGGCAAACCAAATGACACCGCTGATGCTGACGATTGAAACCGCGACGAAAAACCAGGCGAAAATGACATGGACATCTGAAAATAACAATTTGTTATTGGGTCTCAGGTACAAGCCATAGTCCTCGTCACCAATCGTAAAGGGGACGCCGACGGTATTATCCAGCTGATTGGAAAAATGGTTCATCATCATCCATGGAGAGTTTGAATTGTCCATTCCATGATAGATTTCCTTTTCTTCAACCACCTTTATTGCTTCTGCTGGGAGGTTCTTTTTCGAAAAAGGTTCACCAAAGAAGAACTCCTCACCTGATTCACTTAGTACATATAGCTGATAGCCTAGTTTGCTGATTGAATCCAGATAGCCAGTGAAACTTATATGAGTTGTGGAGTGCATTTGCTCAAGACTGGATGCAACCTCTTCAGCAACTTTTACATTCTGTAGGTCGATTCGTTCTCTTGTCGAGGTCATGTAGACCCAGTTGGCCAAAATGAAAGCAATCACAATGCTGATTCCAAGGATGAGAACGGTTGCGATGATGAATTTACGGTATAAAGTTTTCATTTCAATTCCTCTAGTCTGTAACCAATTCCCCGGATTGTCTGGATTTCCACTGAAGCGTAATGCTTTTTCAGACGGTCCCGGATGCGGTTGATGTGGGTATTCAGCGTTTGTTCACTGCCCTCATAGTCCGCTCCCCAGGCTTGTTCAATCAAAGATGCGCGGGGAGTGGTCTTATTGATCCGTGAGGCGAGGATGCTCAACAGTTCGAACTCCTTCAGCGGAAAAAGAATCGTTTCCTGATTAATTTCCACCTCAAAACTGTTGCGGTCAATCCTCATATTCCCGGCCTGGATGATCGAATCGATTACCTTTTGCATTCTCCGGAGGACAACGGCCACCCTGAATAAAAGCTCCTTCACTTCGAAAGGTTTTACAATATAATCCTCGCTGCCTGACAGGAATCCTTCTTCTTTATCGCTTAACTGGCCTTTTGCGGTCAGGAGGATGACGGGAATCTCCCAATCATCGGTAAGGATCTTTGTCAATTCGAAGCCATTCATTCCAGGCATCATCACATCGACAATCGCCAGGTCGACGTTTTGTTTTTCAATTAGTGATAATGCCTCCTCGGCATCATTGGCTTTGAAAACCTGATATCCTTCCTGTGTTAAATGGATGGTTACGAGTCTTTGAATATTTACATCATCATCGACAACCAAAATTCTCATTTTTTCAGCCTCCTAAAAAGGGAATGAGAGAGGAGGCCCTCTCTATTCCTTATTGAATCTCCGGACTGGTTTGCTTATCTTTTTCAAAGAAAAGGATCAATGCAGGCAGCAGCATGCCTCGGACAAGGAAGGTGTCGATCAGGATTCCGATCGCTACCATGAAACCGAAGATGAACAGATCGGCGATTGGCATTGTCGTCAGGGCTGCAAACGTTGCCGCCAAAATGATCCCTGCGGATGAAATTACGCCGCCTGTATTGCGGATGGCGATTTCAAGTGCTTCTTTCACATTATGTTTCTTGCGTTCTTCAATAAATCGGGACGCTAAAATTATATTATAATCGATTCCAAGTGCAACTAGGAAAATGAATGCATAAACCGGAACGCGGGTGCTGATAGCATCATACCCGAAGAGCACGTCGATCAGGAATACTCCGAGACCTAATGCTGATACAAAAGAGAGCAGGATTGTACCCATCATATAGATCGGCATTTTCCAGCGGCGAGTCAAGACGACGAGCAATCCAAGTATCAGGGCCGTTTCAAGTAAAACGATTTTGATGATATCGCCATTATTGTATTCACGCTCATCGACCAGCTTTGGAGTGACGCCGCTATAGTAAGCCTCAGCATCCAAACCTAACTCGTCAAGTATTTCTGGTGTTTTCTTCTGCAAATCCTCTATATAGTCCATCGCCTCAATTGAGTAGGGATTCATCGCGAGAGCAATGCTGAACTTGGCAGCTTCATTGTTTTCTGTAATCGCTGATAGACGGACAGAAGCAATTTCTTTATCACCCTTCAGCTTCTCGGTAATCTCGACAGCATCTGCTTCGGTTAATGAGTTATCAGCTGCTATCAATAGTGTAGTAGGAGCTAGCTCGCCTTTATCAAACCTTTGTTCCACTATTTCATAGCCAACGCGTGAAGGCAAATCTTCTGGGAAGCTTTTGACCATATCGAATTCATATTCCAAATTGAAAACGTTCAGGGCAGAAACAATCAAGAAAATCGCGACTAGACCGCCGGAAAGCCCTGGCTTGTTGACAACGAATCTGGCAATCGGTCCCCAGACTCCATGCTTGACCTCTGTTTCCACACCATATTTAGGCACCTTCGGCCAGAAAGCCTTACGTCCGAATAAAGTGAATAAGGCAGGCACCAGTGTCACCGAAGCGAGCATGATGAAGAACATCGCTGTTCCGAAAATTGGTGCAAAGTTTTGGTAATCACGGAAATCTGCAAACAGCAGCACAAGCATTGCTGCTAATACCGTTCCGCCGGCAAAAAAGACCGGTTCACCTGTCGCACGCATCGCATGCTTCATGGCATCGAATTTATTTTCGTAATGGTTCAGTTCTTCGCGGAAACGTGAGAATACGAATAAAGAATAGTCAATAACAGCTGCGAACAGAAGGATACTCATGATTGATGTTGTTTGATTATTGATTTCCAGTCCGCCAGCTCCCAAGAGGGCAACACTCTGGTTCACGACCTGATAGACAATGGCTGTCGCCAATAGTGGAATGATGGCCAACAATGGCGATCGATAGATCACAATTAGCAGGATAAGGATGATTCCGACCGTTGCCAATAACAGTACGAAGTCTGCCCGTTCAAATAGCTTGATGCTATCACCTGAAATCCCGGCAGGACCAGTGATATAAAAAGCTGTACTGTCAAGCTTATCAGCGATTCCAGTACCAATTTCAGTTGCCTTATCATTGATTTCAGCATAATCGTCATTGCCCAATCCTTGTTCAAGCTCCATCGGGACAATCATTGTCGATTGATCCTCTGAGATAAAACCACTCAGCGCCTGCGGTGGAAGGGAACGAGTATCAACGATATTTCTTATTCCTTCGATGTTCTCTGAAATGATTCCATCAAGGATTTGATTCACTTCGTCGAGATTAATGTCGCCGTTTTCGTTATGGAAAACGAGAATACCGGGAGTACCCTGTTCATTCGGAAAAAATTCCTCCGTTTTATTTTGCGC
This portion of the Mesobacillus sp. S13 genome encodes:
- a CDS encoding GNAT family N-acetyltransferase; amino-acid sequence: MLDQILELEFAYLATFTTRHDREWGILFLNPDQPAYYDANHAHVHKLVESPDKVVEEVLSFYKKVNIIPRFYIHNPAEQPALLSELKSRGFGYEELTGPVQLWNQKVVKLDKNEGISIEEVTEANFQEALEIECSIEEIGGRAVREKALKEEFSHPAYQHFLLRFNGVACSTACIFAQGSQARMESVATLEEYRGKGLIGHIIQHIQQEVQKQGFENLWVFPINERVEKVYSRYGFDTIMKLTTGHAFLGGKSITEIQNR
- a CDS encoding sensor histidine kinase; amino-acid sequence: MKTLYRKFIIATVLILGISIVIAFILANWVYMTSTRERIDLQNVKVAEEVASSLEQMHSTTHISFTGYLDSISKLGYQLYVLSESGEEFFFGEPFSKKNLPAEAIKVVEEKEIYHGMDNSNSPWMMMNHFSNQLDNTVGVPFTIGDEDYGLYLRPNNKLLFSDVHVIFAWFFVAVSIVSISGVIWFAKHLIQPITKLTEATREITRENFNYPLNIHRSDEIGQLAESFSRMQVQLQHNDQARKSFINNVSHDFQSPLMNIQGYAELLKTQALDEEHLEYVDIIDQESKRLSNLTKQLLLLTSLDQKSYPMKLGVTRIDTQIKDTVRRHQWRLEEKEIEISYHLPPAPILADPELLMTVWDNLLTNGIKYNQTGGSIFIQISGDEEYTTVIFKDTGIGMNKEQASKIFERFYRVDAARKKDGTGLGLSIVKHIIELHNGKIEVESEIQKGTTFTIKLPIEKQTEE
- a CDS encoding response regulator transcription factor, with the translated sequence MRILVVDDDVNIQRLVTIHLTQEGYQVFKANDAEEALSLIEKQNVDLAIVDVMMPGMNGFELTKILTDDWEIPVILLTAKGQLSDKEEGFLSGSEDYIVKPFEVKELLFRVAVVLRRMQKVIDSIIQAGNMRIDRNSFEVEINQETILFPLKEFELLSILASRINKTTPRASLIEQAWGADYEGSEQTLNTHINRIRDRLKKHYASVEIQTIRGIGYRLEELK
- a CDS encoding MMPL family transporter, translated to MKKMLYSITDWVSTKRGMWITIIAWLVLMLGLSAGPQLGDYKINNFQSLPDEAKSIIAQNKTEEFFPNEQGTPGILVFHNENGDINLDEVNQILDGIISENIEGIRNIVDTRSLPPQALSGFISEDQSTMIVPMELEQGLGNDDYAEINDKATEIGTGIADKLDSTAFYITGPAGISGDSIKLFERADFVLLLATVGIILILLIVIYRSPLLAIIPLLATAIVYQVVNQSVALLGAGGLEINNQTTSIMSILLFAAVIDYSLFVFSRFREELNHYENKFDAMKHAMRATGEPVFFAGGTVLAAMLVLLFADFRDYQNFAPIFGTAMFFIMLASVTLVPALFTLFGRKAFWPKVPKYGVETEVKHGVWGPIARFVVNKPGLSGGLVAIFLIVSALNVFNLEYEFDMVKSFPEDLPSRVGYEIVEQRFDKGELAPTTLLIAADNSLTEADAVEITEKLKGDKEIASVRLSAITENNEAAKFSIALAMNPYSIEAMDYIEDLQKKTPEILDELGLDAEAYYSGVTPKLVDEREYNNGDIIKIVLLETALILGLLVVLTRRWKMPIYMMGTILLSFVSALGLGVFLIDVLFGYDAISTRVPVYAFIFLVALGIDYNIILASRFIEERKKHNVKEALEIAIRNTGGVISSAGIILAATFAALTTMPIADLFIFGFMVAIGILIDTFLVRGMLLPALILFFEKDKQTSPEIQ